DNA from Sphingomonas psychrotolerans:
CCATCCATTGGCAGTGAAATACATAAGGGCTTGATCCTCACGCCAATGGCCCGAACCAGCTTTGAAGGTTCTCGCACTTGTGGTCACATTTGATTCAAATCGACAAACGAGCGCCCGCGTGACTTTGATGTTGACCGGTACAAGTTCCGCGGCATTAGCCGGGCGACAATGCTGCTTACGGACCTGAACCCTATAGATGTTGATCATAGGGCAGGCATCGTCAGGCCCGGGACCGGCGCAGCGATCGTCGAAGCGTTCAAGCGTGAGGGCGACGCCCAAATCCAATGGTGAGGGTTGCGTGGAACCTGCGAGCGATTGAGGTGTCGCGGCCGCTAAAGTGACAATAGCTATTGCGATCGGCGACATCAGGCATGTGGACCATATTTCCGCAAGGGCGGCAATGACAGCTTGGTAGGTTCCGTGGGGCGATCCGGGACGGCAGCTATCACTCCGTCGCCTCTCGAAATCAGACGGACAGCTTCCCACCAATCCCGGCCATTCGCGCCCGAAAGCGCGCGCTCGAATTTGGGCCGGTTTGACAAGCCGGGCGCAAGGGCACATCTCTTTCGGCATGACGTATCGCCAACCTCTTCTGCGATACCGCGTTCATGCGGGGCAACTCCTGGCGGGCAACTAGCCCCGGGCTTCTCCTGGCACGTCCCCGGAAGCCCGGGGATCGAAAGCGAGCCAATCGGTTCGTCGGCGAAAAGACCGCATTGCCCGAGAGTCCACGACATGAACAACCTGCACAAGGCCGCCAGCCGGCCACCCATCCAGATGATCGACGCGGAAGCGGAGACGCTCACCGATCTCGCGCTCAGCGTCGAACGCCGCATGCCCGCGGTCAGTGCGCTGCTCCTCCGCGAAGCGGAGCGCGCCCGGCTGCACAACGCCGCGAAAATTCCGGCCGACGTGGTCACCATGGGGTCGCAAGTGGAGTTTCTCGACGATAGCAGCGATGGCCGGCGAACCGTCACGCTCGTCTATCCCCGTGACGCCGACATTGCCGAAGGGCGTATCTCGATCCTCACGCCGGTCGGTGCAGCGTTGATCGGCTTGCGCGCGGGGCAATCCATCCTCTGGCCCGATCGCTGCCTGACCGTGCTCGACGTCCGTCAATGTCGGCAACGGGCGCATTAAACCGCTCCGGTCCAGGGGAGGGTGTGTGACTCGCCGGACGCAGGACAGTTGGCGAGCCGTTCGGGCCTCTCTCCCGATCAGCTTGATCCAGTCATCCAACCGGTTCAAACTGAGATGGTGGGCGCTTGCCTTGAATGTCACGCCAGCGGAGTCTGCTCTGATCATGTTCGCTGATCACGACACCTACATAGCTGAGGCGCCCGAAGACCTTCGCCCTCTGCTGGTTCGATTGCGCGCCCAACTGGCGCGAGCGCTGCCAGACGCCGAGGAAGTCATCGCCTATAAAATGCCGGGGTTCAGGGTCGGGCAATCCATCGTCGCGGGTTATGCAGCGTTCAGCAAGCAATGCGGCCTCTATCTATCTCCTTCCGCCATCACGTCGCATGCCGACGACATTGCCGCGGCCGGGCTCAAGTCTACCAAGACTGGCGTCACTTTCTCGCCGAGTCAGCCAATCCCTGACGGGCTCGTCGAGAAACTCGCTTTGGCTTCCAGAAGGGAGCAAAATCCTTGAGCGGATCGCTTCGGCGTAGCTCATTTTGTCGATGCTGGACGCGACGCCCAAGATGGAGTCCACCTCGAGATTCGATCGCGCCAGCACGGCCCGAGGAGTCGACAGGTCCTTTCCGTCAAACTCCGCTATTCGCTGTCCCAGCGAAGGCCGGAGGCAAGGTCGTGCAGCCCCGATGATTCCTGGGCGCCTGCTTGCCGGAGCGCGAGCGAGACATGCCCGCGCCAACCCCCACCCCGCGCTTGCAATGTAGGATTTCGCCTGCTTCGCTGGGCAGGCTCTTTGCACCGTCGATCCGTGGCCACGCGGTACGTCGTCCGGACGAAGCGCATCCCGGTGCCTGACTGCCGCCTCGCCGTCGCGCGGGTGGCGCGCAAGTCGCGCAGCTGCGGCGCAAGTGTCGCGTCGGTGTCGCGTGCCCGGCGCACAGGCGTAGCTTCGCAGCCGCGTCGTGATGGCCTCGCGGGCGCCTCGGCGGAAAAAGCCCCAAACGAGTCAATCGGAGTCAACCAATCGCGCGGTGCAGCCTGCGCGCAAACATAGGGGGTGACAAAAGCCGGTCCCGCCGCTATGCGCCCCGCTTCCTTTCTATCAGCGCGACAAAAGCGAAAGCGAGTGCACGACATGAAGCTCAACGAACTCAACGACAATGATGGCGCCCGCAAGGGCCGCATGCGCGTCGGCCGTGGTATCGGCTCGGGCAAGGGCAAGACCGCCGGCCGCGGCCAAAAGGGTCAGAAGAGCCGCGAAGGCGTCTCGATCAACGGTTTCGAGGGCGGCCAGATGCCGCTCCACATGCGGATCCCGAAGCGTGGCTTCAACAACATCTTCGCCAAGGACTATGCCGAAGTGAATCTCGGCGCGATCCAGAAGGCAGTCGATGCCGGAAAGCTGACCGCGACCGACATCACCCAGACGGAGCTCAACGCAGCCGGCCTGACCCGTGGCGGCAAGGACGGCGTCCGCCTGCTCGCCAAGGGCGAGTTGACCGCGAAGCTGAGCTTCACCGTCGCCGGCGCGTCGAAGAGCGCGATCGA
Protein-coding regions in this window:
- the rplO gene encoding 50S ribosomal protein L15, coding for MKLNELNDNDGARKGRMRVGRGIGSGKGKTAGRGQKGQKSREGVSINGFEGGQMPLHMRIPKRGFNNIFAKDYAEVNLGAIQKAVDAGKLTATDITQTELNAAGLTRGGKDGVRLLAKGELTAKLSFTVAGASKSAIEAVQKAGGSVTIPEIVPAADKHKAKHRSVQKVIAAKKAGGKQG
- a CDS encoding iron chaperone, translated to MFADHDTYIAEAPEDLRPLLVRLRAQLARALPDAEEVIAYKMPGFRVGQSIVAGYAAFSKQCGLYLSPSAITSHADDIAAAGLKSTKTGVTFSPSQPIPDGLVEKLALASRREQNP
- the rnk gene encoding nucleoside diphosphate kinase regulator; its protein translation is MNNLHKAASRPPIQMIDAEAETLTDLALSVERRMPAVSALLLREAERARLHNAAKIPADVVTMGSQVEFLDDSSDGRRTVTLVYPRDADIAEGRISILTPVGAALIGLRAGQSILWPDRCLTVLDVRQCRQRAH